One Brassica oleracea var. oleracea cultivar TO1000 chromosome C7, BOL, whole genome shotgun sequence genomic window carries:
- the LOC106302916 gene encoding uncharacterized protein LOC106302916 — MAMNCLSLLLDRGAAEGQFGYHQQCRDSKLTHLCFANDLLIFCDGSLQSVTNVLRILEQFAEVSGLTVSICLTEPEINNISSTTGLVHAILPIRYLGVPLVTKKLSLANCEPLIQQVKKKIYSWSACSLSFAGRLLLINTVIARISNFWCSTFTIPKKCIKIINSLCGAYLWRGTTEGHHSARVSWDTVTLSKEEGGLGIRDLNYWNKACTLKLLWLFFFRSCSIWVAWFTKTILSDCKSNFWTIKEKQSHSFAIKKLLRVRDLAYPWIKIKIGNGRSARLWTNNWSSFGNIRELLRLPSYSALGITPTSTLHDIHRNGVWLIWAPRSDVQVEIHALLTTITLNTDEDMYEWCPNGSATLVFSTGAIY; from the coding sequence ATGGCAATGAACTGTCTCTCCCTCCTCCTAGACAGGGGCGCTGCTGAAGGACAATTTGGCTATCACCAACAATGCAGAGACTCCAAGCTAACTCATCTATGCTTCGCAAATGATCTCCTTATCTTCTGTGATGGATCGCTGCAATCGGTAACAAATGTTTTGAGGATCTTGGAGCAATTTGCTGAGGTTTCGGGTCTAACGGTTAGCATATGCCTAACTGAACCTGAAATCAACAACATCTCATCAACAACGGGGTTGGTTCATGCCATTCTACCGATAAGATATCTAGGGGTGCCCCTGGTAACAAAAAAACTATCCCTAGCAAACTGTGAACCCCTGATTCAGCAAGTGAAAAAGAAAATTTATAGTTGGAGTGCATGCTCTTTATCCTTTGCTGGTCGATTACTTCTCATCAACACAGTTATTGCAAGGATCTCAAATTTCTGGTGTTCCACCTTCACGATCCCAAAGAAATGCATCAAAATTATAAACTCGTTATGTGGAGCATACCTGTGGAGAGGAACCACTGAGGGGCACCATTCTGCTCGAGTATCTTGGGATACAGTCACTCTATCGAAAGAGGAAGGAGGACTCGGGATCAGAGACCTCAACTATTGGAATAAGGCATGCACTCTCAAGCTGTTGTGGCTATTCTTCTTCAGATCATGCTCTATCTGGGTCGCTTGGTTCACTAAGACGATCCTAAGCGACTGCAAAAGCAATTTCTGGACTATAAAGGAGAAGCAGAGCCATTCCTTTGCAATTAAGAAACTATTGAGAGTGAGAGATCTAGCTTACCCCTGGATAAAGATCAAGATAGGCAACGGGCGTTCGGCAAGGTTATGGACCAACAACTGGAGCAGTTTTGGCAACATCAGGGAACTTCTCAGACTACCCTCCTACTCGGCACTAGGCATCACACCCACTTCAACTCTTCATGACATTCACCGAAATGGTGTCTGGCTAATATGGGCACCAAGATCTGATGTGCAGGTAGAAATTCATGCCCTCTTAACAACCATCACTCTCAACACTGATGAGGACATGTATGAATGGTGTCCCAACGGCTCAGCTACCTTAGTCTTCTCCACCGGTGCGATATACTGA